The nucleotide window GGGTGCTAGGAGGGCAGGTTGGTGACCCACGGATTCCTTCGGTACAGCCATCTTTGGCAACGACGACTCAGGGCTTCGCTGGGCGCAAAACCTCTGCTAATAGCGAGGGGACTGAGGTGGGGTCCGGGGAGCGCAGCCCTTCACGACTGAGGTCTCCAGAGCCGACCAAATCGTCTCTGAATGAGAAGCCTGCCAAGCCGCCCAGATACGGAGACCGGCCCGTGTGGTGGCTGGACGTCCACAGCCcgaccgaggccgagatgaaAGTGCTCTCCAAGGCGTTCGCCATCCACCCGCTTACTGCCGAGGATATCATGATGCAGGAGCAGCGAGAGAAGGTGGAGCTGTTCCGGCACTACTACTTTGTCAACTATCGGACCTTCGACCAGGACCAAACCAGCGAGAATTTCCTTGAGCCCGTCAACATGTACGTTGTCGTGTTCCGGGAAGGCGTCCTGAGCTTCCACTTCTCGGTCACTCCGCACCCAGCCAATGTGCGTCGGCGGATCCGCCAGCTCCGAGACTACCTCATCCTCTCGTCGGACTGGATCTCGTACGCCATCATCGACGACATTACCGACGCCTTCGGCCCGCTGATCCAGAGCATTGAAAACGAGGTGGACGACATTGACTACGCCATCCTGCAGATGCACTCGGGGGAAGACCAAATCACCAGGGAAAAGAAGATCACGGAGAAGCCCGAGTCGGCCGAAGTTAactcggccgaggcggggCGCGATATGCTCCGGCGTGTTGGCGACTGCCGCAAGAAGGTCATGTCGCTCTACAGGCTGCTGAGCAACAAGGCAGACGTGATCAAGGGATTCGCTAAGAGGTGCAATGAGCGCTGGGAGGTGGCTCCGAGATCCGATATCGGCTTGTACCTGGGCGACATCCAGGACCACATCGTCACCATGACTGGGAACTTGAGTCACTACGAGAAGTGAGTACACCCCTGCCTGGCCTTTGGGGGACTTTAAAAAAACGGGACCGATACACTAACAGAGAATCCTCAACGATCAGGATTCTGGCTCGCTCCCACAACAACTACCTCGCCCAGATCAACATCCGGATGAACGAGAGACAGGAGCAGACGGCCGACGTGCTTGGGAAACTGACCGTGTTGGGCACCATTGTGCTGCCCATGAACATCATCACGGGCCTCTGGGGCATGAACGTCTGGGTCCCGGGACAGGGCTATGAAGGGGATCTGAAATGGTTCATCGCGATCACTTTGGGACTGCTTGTCTTTGGGCTTGCCTGTTACTTGATTGCCAAGAGGGTGTACAAGATTGTGTAGAACTCGCGGAGTTGTCTATCTCATTCGGTCGCTGTACCGAATCTTGTTTTGGGTATCAGGTCAGGAACGGTATAAACGGTGGCATGGTGCATGGCAGTATTATACAggctgggcagcggcgggttGGGGTGGTATATGTCCTATATGTGCATCGATGTCATGGGTCGCGAGGCGAGTGTCATTTCTTCCATTGCTCTTTGTTCCCCGGGCAAAGCTATGGTGTATACACAGGTACTTGTTGGAAGGTTAAATAGACTGCGGTTCATGCAAGCTCAAGTCCTTCAATCTTGGCTAACGAATCACTACTTTAAAGTGAGAAGTTCATGACGAGTGGgtggccggcgggggcgTTGGACTGAGTGCCAAGCATGGCTATTTTCACCACACCGAGACAAGCATGAGTGAAGTCTTGTTCAAATCTCCCATGTATTGCTCTGCAGTTTATCTACCTATCCCCACCCAAACGCCAGTGAAAGCAAAAAAGCGGCGGTAAGAATGTACTCCCAAAAGCCGCCATGAAGAAAACCTCCTCCATGTTTCTCTAACTTCGCGGCCCCACACTCAACCGTGCTCGCAGACTCGGCGACCACGATTCTGCGCAGGACCGGACGCCCTCACGCCTCCTAAAACCCAACAGGACCAGCCCTAACGCCGCGTCTGCGCCGCGTAGCTCGCCCGCAGAGCCATGATCTGCTGCCTCTCCGTCTCCGGCAGCTGGTCGATCGTCTCCTGCGGCAGCTCCATGACCGCGCGCATCAGCGCCTCCGGGTCCTGCGCCaccggtggcggcgcctgGGCCGCCGCTGGAGCAGGGGGGACAGGAacaggagcaggagcagcagcggacAGAGGCGGCGCATagccaccagcagcagcacccgccaccggcgccaCGACGGGCGGCGTGCCCGtcccgacgccgacgcccagCCCCATCCCTACGCCACcggcagcagtagcagcagcagcagtggcggcggtgggaggCTCGAGCACGGAGGTGATGGCCTCGGGCGTGACCAGGCCCATGATGAGCAGGGCCTGGAAGACGGCGTAGCTGAGCTGCGGGGCCTGGGCGAGCAGCTCGGTGGCGCGCGCCGGGTCGCTGGTCGCCAGCGTCTTCATCTGCTGCAGGatgtcgagcagctgcgcggGCGGTAGCGTGTTGAGCGTGCGCGAGATGGCGTCCGTGCACGTCACGCCCGGCGGCAGGTCCTTGccctgcggcagcggcgggagggtggtggaggtggaggaggagaagccgcctgcgccgggaccggcggccgcgctgttGCCGTTGGTGGTGGAGGGGTTGGCGTAGGTGCTGgatgcgccggcgccggtctgGGGTGGGTTGATTGATGGTTAGCCAGTatggagggaggaggagagaaggggggagagggggagaaAGAGAAAGGGCTGGTGGCGTACTGCTCCATCGCGGTCGCGattgtcgtcgtcgctgacCGTCTCGTTGCTGAAATCGACGCGCAGCTTGCGGCCCATGACTTCGTGGTCGTTCAGATTTCGGACGGCTGATGCGGCCGAGTCTaagcaagaagaagaagaataagAGTCAGCAAGCGTCCAGTTAACTGGAACAGTCAATGGGTGGCAGCGAGATGCGCACCGTAATCTGGGAATTCCGCAAAGCCGAAGCCCTTAGGACGGCCGGTCTCGCGGTCGTAGACAAGGCGGAAGTTCAACACCCTCCCAGCGCCGCTGAAGAGCTCTGTTATTTGCTCTTCGGTCAAGCCTGGCCCGGGCGCGTTAGCTGAGTTCAGATGGCAGAGCGGAGGACACAACACGGCGCTCACCATAGGGGATATTGCCCACAAACACGACCCGGGACGGCTGTCGGGTAGACATTGCGACAGCGGAGTGGCCAACAGCCCTGCGAACAACCGGCTCTGCGCCTAGGCCTGTGCTAGAGACTGAAGATGTGCGGAAGTGGAATTGGAATCAAGATACGATATACGGGCTGGCGACACAGCGCAGCGCGCACTGGCAAGGGTCACGTCTGGAACGGGAACTGGGACTGAAACTGTCACTGAGACGGGGTAGCGATGAAGGGTGAGTGCCCAGGACCAAACAAAGGTGGTGGCAGGAAGCAGAAACGATGGAATTTCACCAGAGGAAGCAGGCTACCAGAGATCACAATTGGGTCTGGTTTCCCAATATCTCCTTTCACTTCTTGCCTCGCGTGAAATCCCCTGCTCAGACAGTTTGAAGTAAAAAGGAGCAAAGCAGCGGGTTGGCGTCAGACTGGCTAATAAGTAGTTAGTAGTCTTTGAACAATGGCGGAGTCCAATTCATTGATGTTGAATACCTTATTATGCAGTAGTTACATCTGAGTAGGAAGAGATTCAGTTCCTGTTGTATGTGCGAAATGATCTGTACGGATTACGGTAATTTATGTACTGCTCGTGTACGGATAATGGGTGGGCCATCGGTCCCACGCTCGGCTCCGCATTTTCAAGCACTGGCCACTTTGCCAAGCGCAAGAAGCTGCGGCTTGATCGTAGGTAAGCTGTTTCTCCACCGCGCAAACCCGAGCGGGCTGCCGGCTTGCGAGAGTCTCAACACACATTGCCACATTAGCAGCCAATATGTCGAACCGCAATCCGTTCGAGGAATACGCCAACCGGCTCCGTGCAGCGGCACGAACCAGCGGCGGCCGTTTTCCGGGCGGCAGTGGTGGGCTTCCCGGCGGCCCTCGGaatgtcggcggcgccgtggccggcctcctgctgctcggcggcggcgccctgctcTTCCAGAACGCCCTGTTCAACGTCGACGGTGGCCACAGAGCGATCAAGTACCGGAGAATAAGCGGTGTCAGCAAGGACATCTACGGCGAAGGTGCGGCATTCTACCTGCCTCCCGGCCGATGCCTGGTTCGAGCTGAGCTGACGCTGACGCCACTGCAGGAACCCACTTCGTCATCCCGTGGTTCGAGACGCCCATCATCTACGACGTCCGCGCGAAGCCGAGGAACGTCTCCTCCCTGACCGGCACGAAAGATCTCCAGATGGTCAACATCACCTGCCGTGTGCTGTCGAAACCCAAAATTGAGGCCCTTCCCCAGATCTACCGGACCCTCGGCCAGGACTACGATGAGCGCGTGCTTCCGTCGATTGTCAACGAGGTGCTCAAGAGCGTCGTTGCCCAGTTCAACGCCAGCCAGTTGATTACCCAGAGAGAGATGGTCGCCAAGCTCGTCCGGGACAACCTCTCGCGGCGAGCGGCGCGCTTCAACATCCTGCTGGACGATGTGTCGCTGACGGTACGTTGGAGCAAGCGTGTTGGTTTCCAAAAGTCTTCCTGCTAACCCTCGATGCAGCATCTCGCCTTCTCCCCCGAGTTCACGGCGGCGGTCGAAGCCAAGCAGGTTGCTCAACAAGAGGCGCAGCGTGCCGCATTCATCGTCGACAAGGCCCGGCAGGAGAAGCAGGCCATGGTGGTCAAGGCCCAGGGTGAGGCCCGGTCTGCCGAGCTGATCGGTGAGGCGATCAAGAAGAACAAGGCGTACGTGGAGCTGAAGAAGCTGGAGAACGCGCGGGCgatcgcggcgctgctgcaggaggcAGGGGGCAAGAACAGGCTGCTCCTCGACTCGGAGGGCCTGGGTCTGAATGTGTTCGAGGATCTGGAGAAGAAATAGGGTGGGGAGAGAGGGTAGATGTGGGCTTGGTGGTGATGGACAATCTCCGCTGTACGTTAATTTGGAGGATGGCCGGCAGTCCCCTGTGTAACAACATGATTTTGCATCCGCGTGGTTCTGGGTCTGCCAGGTTCGGTTGGAGTTTGATATGGAGTTCCTCGATGCTCTCGAACCACAGTACCCTACCCCCCTGCTGTTGTTCGTCACCGATCGGGACGCCAGATCCCCCTCCACTGTAGTACTTGTAAGACGTATTGCTTAGACGACACACCAGCTTTATTCTGGAGTGCGGCTCCATCTCGGCAAGCACTGCGGCTTGAAATGAAATCTGGTTTCGCCAGACCCGTCCCCACTTGCTGCACGGAAGTCATACAACTGCGCAACATCCAAACAGCTGCCGCAAGTGCAAGCTGCCCCACCAAGGTGCCCCTCCTCAACTGCCACACTGCTGCTGCCTTCACAGCCCTCTTTCTCGGCAACCGATCTCACGAAGCTATTGTGGACCACGCGActccgacgccgccgagctcatCATTCTCAGCAGAATACGAAGCCAGAAACGGGCATCATAAAGCCAAATCCGCAAAATGCTCATCAAGTAAACGAGCCAGCGGCCCCGCATCCCTCACCCTCCAGCTCCCCAAGACAGAATCCGAATACAATTACAGATACAGAGATGACTGACACGCCCCTCCTTGCGACGCAACCCAGGGTCCGCACGCTCACCGGGAAGGAGATCGAGCTCAACGTGGAGGGCTCTGATCAGGTAAAACATGGCCCCTTATCCCCTTGCACAGTGCCAAACTCACCCACTGTGTCTGCccacccctcctcctcctcttcctcctctgtTGGGTTATATCGCAACCTGCCCAAAAGCACGCATGCATGCTCGTGCTGACCTGTCGCTCCAGGTCTCCAAGATTAAAGAGCTGGTCGAAGAGAAGGAGGGCATCCcgcccgcgcagcagcgcctcaTCTACGGCGGCAAGCAGATGTAAGCCCTCCCACATCAACCCACTTCTCCCCCTCCCAGAGACTTGCCCCcaccccccctccccccccccctcttcctcccccctcttcccccaCGGGACCTTCTTGATGCGCTGTTCATGCCTAAACAATCACGTGCGTGTCACAAACGCAACGACAGGGTCGACGACAAGACGGCGGACGACTACAgcctcgagggcggcgccacgCTGCACCTGGTTCTGGCGCTCCGGGGCGGGCTATGAGGGAGATGAAATGAGCTGAGCGAGTTCAGGTTGGGAAGCCGAAGGGGGGAGGATGGGTGGATAGGCGGGCGGAGAGGGGGGTTTGGGAGGTGACGGTGGAGGGCGAATGAAGGGCTTGTGTTTGAGGGAGGGATGAGTGGTTTCCTGCTCTTGCTGCTTGGGCTGCGAGCGCTCGTCGGCTCGGCTAGCTGCGTTGGCGACCGGGTCTTCCCGAGAGGACAAAAGAATCTGGGGTCCGGCGGCCTTCCTCTGGGATGCGGCCTTTGTCGCCTTCGCTGGACTACTCGCAACATCGAGACTACTTCAGCACATTCGAGCCTGGTGTTTGACGCTTGGTAGTCCGAGCGGGAGCAGAGATGTGTGGTCACTGCGGAAGTGGCTGAAATGGCTTCGTGGCCGCTGGGTATCTTTGATAGACGAACGGCTGACGATTGAGACGTTTACACATAAAAGAACCCCGACGCCTGTGACATGAATC belongs to Thermothielavioides terrestris NRRL 8126 chromosome 5, complete sequence and includes:
- a CDS encoding cora-like Mg2+ transporter protein (Contains conserved domains CorA[COG0598], Mg2+ and Co2+ transporter and PHA03307[PHA03307], transcriptional regulator ICP4. 1| CorA-like Mg2+ transporter [Glomerella graminicola M1. 001]. Contains conserved domains CorA[COG0598], Mg2+ and Co2+ transporter and PHA03307[PHA03307], transcriptional regulator ICP4), with protein sequence MGQQPLRASSPRSPQPPKPPSSSGHGRRRKNHRAGKKARSRRKSFALPPDEIAQDVANSSGLDEGNRGFYLQPGRNLSNTSFESEALLDHRDQQYFLRPRRPSMTTTSASFPAPQPATRLRAMARIDDSDEEDEGAPLLSAPAFQRSETITGYGSNDAPGNNGPPSRRESSGATSSKRHSVSPEAFNVNYPPSVPGTPSFRPAERMSMSFGDVLLRDELENGQRSPRESGDERGNHGAFMPTSLDRRKTIALQAQEDVCFPQEGLYDIGDDELRHRRSASRMRPRRRRGKWPDLSILDQWSRFEKEGRSEERRAKSITEPQLINGRLRPVNGRWLRSTAEKETPYRFTYFNEEFESTIHSQTISELLQPGGTFKELFIPDPPLLLDESDDEEEEEEQEMDLHRVLGGQVGDPRIPSVQPSLATTTQGFAGRKTSANSEGTEVGSGERSPSRLRSPEPTKSSLNEKPAKPPRYGDRPVWWLDVHSPTEAEMKVLSKAFAIHPLTAEDIMMQEQREKVELFRHYYFVNYRTFDQDQTSENFLEPVNMYVVVFREGVLSFHFSVTPHPANVRRRIRQLRDYLILSSDWISYAIIDDITDAFGPLIQSIENEVDDIDYAILQMHSGEDQITREKKITEKPESAEVNSAEAGRDMLRRVGDCRKKVMSLYRLLSNKADVIKGFAKRCNERWEVAPRSDIGLYLGDIQDHIVTMTGNLSHYEKILARSHNNYLAQINIRMNERQEQTADVLGKLTVLGTIVLPMNIITGLWGMNVWVPGQGYEGDLKWFIAITLGLLVFGLACYLIAKRVYKIV